actgtttatcagatGGAAAGTGTCATTTGTAGGACGCTCGAGGCGACATTAGCTGGTGTAATGTTAGCGTataagcagctgttgttgtttagccacCTGTATTCAGCTGGCAGAAGAAGGGGGGAGGGGTCACACGTCTAATCTGCTGACAAGTAACCGAGACAATACCTGGAATAAGTGACCATGTTTATGCACGTGTGCTGACTTCAGTCAGGAGACGAGGCCAGGAGGAAGAGGACCATTGACTCGAGGTAGCTCAGGCACTGCATTCAGGATGGCTGGCATATAATGGCAGATAATAAACATATTGCATTGATTTTCGagttaaatatgtgtaaacatgagGTCGAATTTCAGGCTTTTCTGGAGCCTTAAACCGCattcacagctgtttccatttATGTACATTTCCATTTATGTAAATGCACAGCATTTCtagcccccctccccccacccaGCCCCCCAGTCACCCACCATACCCTCTCCCCCGTGCCACACTCTGAAACAATGTCTCACATTTTGATTAGCTCTGGTTTAAAGGAGCCGGCTGAGTTTGGCTGCAAAAGGACGCTCACCCAGTGCAACCTGAAGATGATTAGAAGCTATCCACGAAAATAGACTTAAAAACAGGCTGTATCTTCTCTCTCTTTTAGAATAATGAACAAGTTATACAATAGTGTTCCAAACTAAACAGTGTATTTGCCCATCATGTGATCTGCacagtctgtgtgtctgtttagTTTGTTAAGATCTGGTCTTGCCAAGACTCTGAAGGAGAGAACCCGACGGTCTGTCCGTCTCAGGGGGTAGATGGTTTCCAGCTGTTCATACTAAAGCGGCTAAACTCATGTACAATGAGAGACTAGCTCACAGCAGGCTCCCAAAAGTTCTCAGATTAGGAGAAAGTGGGCTGTTAGACTCAATGTTGAATGAGGATGAACTGAAGGGCTTTATGAGGGTAGATATGGATTATTAAAGCTACACTAGTACACTCCAAGGTCTAAAAATATGAAGCTGTTGTCATTTAAAGCTCACTTACCttgaaataattaatttttatCATCTAACTTTACATGATCCTTAATCTAGCCAAGCTGTACAAAAAGACAGAACGGGAtaattttattctgaaggtGCAAGAAATAAGAGTGAAACGCGTGCATCAGCttactttaaaatgaagtttattgtACTGAACTAAATACAGGAGCATCAGATCAAAGTAGGGAGAGAATGAGCTTATTAGAAGAGTAGAAATAACTTTATATGTTTCTGAGGTTTACATCAGAGCTGTGTAGGAGCATATTTTGGCCACAGTAGGCGGTAAGCAGTGATGTCCTTGCAGATGTCCATTGCATTGTAATGTCTGATGCATGAATAATCTGGCAGTGGCTTTCGACTAAGCCAGTTGTGCGATCCTCAGGAAGTCCCACGTGCTCAGAAACTGTCGCACATTTCTGTGATGGTGTCTGTGGTTGTGAAATGCGTAGACAGGTCTGTTTTCCTCCTGCCATCCTCGGTGTACTTCCATCAGTTTACCAAGGCCAATAAACACACTGACCCAATGCCCCCTTTTCACCCACTGTCCAACTGCTTGATAGCAACcttattaatataataatactcATTAATAGCAGACGAAAATACACACATATTTCCTTAAAACACATTAAAGTGACCAACGTGCTCTCAGCATCTGACTGCAGCTTAGCTGGGATCTGACTGTGTCTTCTTTATGACTTCATCAGTGAGACATTTATGTTAGCTGATGAGTTGATATGAAACTACAAGCAAGCTTTTTCCACCCAGAACCCCGCGTTAGCCTCTAACTGTAACTCAAATGCCACTGAGCTGCTCCGACATCATACATTCTGCACTTTATTTGTGTGCAGGTGGTTTAATAGAAAGTTAATGAAAAGAAAGTCAGGCCATGCAGTCTCTTCTGAAAGTCCTAACAGTAGTCACTGTTAGATTTCTCAACAGTCCATAGCAGATTTTCAAGAAAGGTGGTtgcatttttctccttcatgACCTCACACCGACGACACTTTGACGCTGTCTGctgaggagaaaaaacagaaatgaaggcgtgtttttgtctgtaagaAGATGGGAACACAACCAAAACTTGAAGATCAGTTGGAGCATTCAAGGGTTTCACCAAAACTTCCTATAACCCATAAGTCTTTGGGACATGGTGTAACCAGCTGTAATGTTGGAGTACCCCAGGGCTCTATGCTAGGTCCTCTTCAGCTTCTACTCGAATGTTCTGCCTTGATGTTCAAATCAATGCAGGTGGTACAGTAATAAATTGTACAGTGCTAGTGCTGTTAACCAGTAACTGAAATAAAACTTACATCACAGTGTTGAAGTAAATATTTGATAGTTGGGACAAAAAGCAACACTGATATCTCTTCACGTGACACAGAAGTCAAAGCTGGATTCCCACCAGAAAACAAAAATTGTTGGGAGGGCAACATAAttgttaagagattttcaaatgtttcaagtatTATTCCCACTTCCATTTTTACgttattgaaagtttatctttaatttcaatgttaatagttgtttacccatttattctttccatttaatcgtattttactgcttcactagaagtgaagctgaagtaaagacaaaagcatagtgttctcagatatgatttACCCAGGACATCTCCTCTGTACCTGGCTCTCTACGAgccgtttcactcccaggaaggggagagcaggacgttcttatctatacactcccaaataccaagaggggcccattcttcagaatcacacacacacactctgagatcatacacacacacacacacacacatactctgaaacgctataaataaagaactgccgcATACGCTGGTTGTGAGCCTGAGACAGCAGCGCTCACCCAGCGTGCGCACGTTGTTACCATCCAAACtgtcttgagtgtctttatttcgcctgaagaatgtcttgtttaaatatttactccttACAATAATCTACCAGCAATGCTCCTCACTGGGGGCTTTAATCCTGTAATGGTTACGTTATCATTACAATTCTCACTTCTAAGTACCAAATGTGAACTTGGGCTTAAAAAAACTAGCAGTTCCTCCACTGAAGGAGTCAGTGAGGTGCCTTAAAAAACCCTGAGACtcactttaaatttgcataATCTAATATAGGTGCAGGGGGactgaagcctatcccagctaccacagggcatgaggcagggtacaccccgGACAGGTCGTCGGTCTGTCGCAACCCTACCAACTGCATGGGTtaggactgtgggaggaagccagagtacccggagagaacccacgcagacacACGGAGAACAGAAAGGTCAGAGGGTGGAGTCAAACTCACGACCTTGTTGCTGTTAGGCAACAGCGCTAACAACTGCCAACATGTTGCCGTCCATGTCATCGtcatcaaattaaaataaatctcACCGGTCCATCACAGATCTTCCCATAAatgtttcaaagaaaaaagaaacttatTGTTATTGAGCGTTTAAGTCcggttgtttttattcatacagcGAATTCAAAACAACAGAGCGCTTTCCAATCAAGGCAAATATGTTTATAATCCAAGCgggaaaaaatgtgaaaacacaacttaaaaaaacaacgtaactgaaaatgacagaaatgataaaaatgtgataaatattAGGATAATAAAGagtcaaaaataaatacatggagGAAGTTCCTAAATTGGACTCCACCACCGTTCCgtgtgaagtttgcatgttctctccatGTCTGTGAGGGTTCTCGCCGGATACTTTGGCTTCCTCCTGTTGGGAAAGAGCAGCAGCTCTGGCATATCAGCTGATCCAGGCTGCCAGTCCCAAGTATCAGCTGTGAACACACCGTTCCCAATCTTCCTTTGAAAATAGGGGCAGAAAATGAGCTCATCTGTCGGAATATGTTCCAGGTTTGTGATTCTCAGTTTTGCCCTCACAGAATTACACGTGCAGGAAACCCAGTCACCGCAGCTAAACCCTCCTAAAGTCCAGACAAGCTCTGAGCTCGCTGTGACATTAATGAGTGAAGTGAGAAGGTCAAAAGCACACGTAAAGAAAATATCTCATCTGTTCCACCAACTGAGTTTCATGAAGTCTTTACTTTGAATCACAGTTGTTTTCCATTTCCAAATAGGAGATCATTTTAACAAATGTGTGGGCATTACTCATAGTTGGTCTACTTAATAAATGACCACAGTATTACTTCATCAGTCCTTCCTTCAGTATCTGTTTAGTGTTCTTGTGTCACCAGCAGTGTTGGCTTTGATTACTGTGTTATACAGGAAACAACACTGTATGCCCACAACCTGAGCAACTCCCAATCTTATAACAGTTATCTCATTAATTAGATCATTTTAACTCATCACCCGTCTGTCCATTTTCTGACGCATGCCTCTCCTCAGCCACCTCCTAAATCTTCCGGGGCGACCCTGAGATATTTCCAAGCCAACTGTGAGAGCCCATCACTCTGGGATATCCTGGCTCTCCTCTGGGCCTGTCGTGTTGGGGTCATGGATTCCCCACTGCAGCATGTTGATTGTAACACCAGGCTGATTGTTTTTACTCTTTCCAGACCACAACTTTGTCGCGCCCCTCCTTGTTGACTCCACCACAGCCTCTTCATCATAGGACATGGCTGACACACACCTCAGATAGAAAGGTGTTTAAGATGCAGAAGAGTACTGGCTCTCTCTGTCCCTCCTAAATGATCCCAGAGGTATTTAAACGTGGCCCTGACCTGGAGTTGGCACTTTACTCTTTTCCAGCTAAGAACAATGGTCTCAGACTTGGACGTGCTACTTCTCGTCTCATACTTAATGCAAACTTCCTCAATCGGAGCTGGAGGTCATTGTTTGATGAAGCCAACTGACCACCAAACCCAACATCCTACATCTCAAGTCTTTCCATAAAATTTCCTGCAAAGCCAGCAATGCAAACCAAACTCTCACTGCGGGTGATCAGGACCTGGATAatgcacagtttaaaataactcTCACATTAGAAGTAATGTGAATTCCTCTTATAACTGTTTCTCATACCTGGTTTATCCTGAACGCCAGTTTACTCAGcattttattcaattttttcCCCATTGACGGGAGCTCGCACTCATGCGTGAGGACGATAATTTCAGAAGCAAAACATTGCATCGTGGTCTTGGGACAAATCTGctggagggagagaaaggagagagagcaaaggaATGATGCCATGAAGGAAAAAGATCACAGCAGTCACAGTCATGTGCAGCTTCAgacagcagctttgcatgattcacggttcaaaataatccttctttatcgGACACGGGCCGCGGCGAATCCCCTGAGTTCATTCTCTGTCTGAAACAtgctgttttagctcctccctCTTAAAGACCACTTTCCTCtgattgtctgtgaaggttctcagtcatccaggtcatcgtagtcaaaggagtttgcaaagaaaagcgtctggacttctttaagttgcttgaagacgtttcacctctcatccgagaagcttcttcagttctaaggtcaaatggccgagagtcccagatttaaacccagtgggagtatccccccaatgagggacaaaggaccccctggtgatcctctaatcacatgagccaaggtgtgaaagcgggtgtgggacctaatcagccagggtttcgggtgagcccattgtgaaacctggccccaccttgtcatgtgaattcctgaggtcagatggcccaggatgtgagtgggcgttataggcgtctggggaggaactcaaaactggattacagatggcagacagttggtgtcgtaaaccaccgcctctgttcaaagatggtcgctcacagtggacatagatggcctctttcactcctctttcaaaccatctgtcctctctgtccaaaatgtgaacattggcatcctcgaaagagtgacctttgacctttagatgcagatggactgctgagtcttgtcctgtggaggtggctcttctatgttgtgccatgcgcttgtgaagtggctgtttggtctctccaatgtagaggtctgggcattcctcgctgcactgtacagcatacaccacgttgttcagtctgtgttttggagttttgtctttcgggtgaaccagtttgtgtctgagtgtgttgctgggtctgaagtacactgggatgtcgtgcttggagaaaactctcctgagtttctctgatacaccgctacataggggatgacaacgttgtttgcgtctgtctttcttatcctccctcgctggtgtctgatcttcttttctgtgcctctttgctgactttatgaacgcccagttaggataaccacatgttttcagtgcttcctttacatgtgtgtgttccttcttttttccctcaggcttagagggaacatgttctgcccggtggtgtagggtcctaattactccaagtttgtgttccagagggtgatgggagtcaaagaggaggtactggtccgtgtgtgtgggcgtccggtaaacttcagtgttgaggttgccattctcttcaatgtgcacagcgcagtccaggaaaggcaaacagttatcctttgtgtcttccctggtgaacttgatgtttttatccacagcattaatgtgagcagtgaaggattccacttcttgtgtcttgattttgacccaggtgtcatctacatgtctgtaccagtggctgggtactctccctttaaaagagccaagagcctttctttccacttcctccatgtaaaggttggctacaataggtgacacaggggagcccatggcacagccatgtttttgtctgtagaagccttcgttgtatttgaagtatgttgtggtaaggcagaggtctaacagtgtgcagatctgatcgggtgtgaagttggtcctgtcttccaaggagctgtcttcttgtagtcgttttctgacagtctccactgtgacaccaactgtctgccatctataatccagttttgagttccctccccagacgccttaacacccactcacatcctgggccatctgacctcaggaattcacatgacaaggtggggccaggtttcacaatgggctcaccgaaaccctggctgattaggtcccacaccctttcacaccttggcgcatgtgattagaggatcaccaggggtcctttgttcCTCattgggggatactcccactgggtttaaatctgggactctcggccatttgaccttagaactgaagaagcttctcggatgagaggtgaaacgtcttcaagcaacttaaagaagtccagacgcttttctttgcaaactcctttgactttcctctgattggctgctcctcACAAATGGAGGGTCTAGTCatcaggtgggtggagcttctgtgcacgagatgaccatattagggataAACAGCAGCCTGTAGCCCGAGCTCATTTATCTGTCATGTGGCAGGAAAAGGTCCAGGTCATACAACTCAGATTATGGGAAAATATCAAATACCAAGACAAAGGAGAGCCTGTTATTGATTCTGACGTCTGACCCTGTGGgatctctgcagctctcatCATCTGGAGAATTCCTGAAACGAGCTGGGCGACAAGCTTGAAGAAACCAAACGCGTCCATTTTATGTtgaaaaaccaataaaaagctttataaatgaaaatgtgacTTTGTCATGGTCGTAAAAATTCcatcaatattacattttaatttttatgtccTTTTCTAATGTTATGAGGATAATTTAAAAATGTCCACAAGACGTGGTGCACAGCGCTGAGGGTGTCTGCGTGCACGTCGAGGCCAAAGGAAGCCGTCGCAGCAGAGCCACTAACACGGAGCAGCTGCAGACATAACATTTTCTCTGCCTTATGTCCTTCCTTGGGATAGAAAACTTTCCATATCCAATTTCTCCTCATCCTGAAGGACTGGACACTGAAATTTATGCCAGACACTGCAGTGTTTCTGACACAGTGACTTCATGTTCCTGTTAATGAAGCTATTCTGTAACTTGACCCCTGACCCCGGCATCACAGCTGTGCTCGTGTTTTAAGTTCTGCGTCCTGAAGCTGCATTCACTCTCACTCACTACATCCATCTGTTACATTGTTACACACGACATGTTTAAACAGCGGCTGTAGCAGAATGTTAAGAGTCACTGAACACGGAGCACCAAGACCACCGTCGGTGCTTGACCTTTAACCTGAATGTGCACAAGCGGATCTTTGCCTctgagtgttgttgttgttattagtCTGTCAGGCATTTTCAGCTGCAGGCTGAATCGTGACTCAGTGCTTTGTGGAGGCACATACCTCGTAGTCTTCAATGGTGGGTGTGTACAGGCTGCAGTTCAGCGACAACTGAAGGGAAAGAGAAAGTTAGCTGCACATGTGCGTAaccacagaaaagaggaacattTTCCAGGTAAACAGTCTAAATACAAAAGCTCACTGTGTGCTGCAGACTGTGTGCATGATTAAACCCTCTGAGACCAGAAGCCCCCGAAGCCAAGAGCTCTTCAAGTGCAGGCTCAGCTTTCAGCTGCATGTTTAGTGCTAGTTAGCAAATGATCCAATGGAGCTACAACAACATCCACCGAGCTCGCAGTGCAAATATTTTTAGAGCAGACTCATTTTTCATGGAGCACTAACATCTGCTAATGTCGTGTCAAAGAGaacatgttttttctctttgttttttttctccatgggAAAAAACTTCCTGTGGATTAATTTTGCATGAGTCACAATTGAAAACGATCTGCATCTCTGGGACTCAGAGACGATCCACGATGCTCCTTCTGCtgaagcagctttgcatgactctCAGTGTGAAAATAATCCCCCTTCCTCCCCTCAGCTTATCCTCCGTCTGACCGACTTGTTCTTTCTATGCAGAAGTCACTCTGCAGCTTAGGTGTGCGTTAGATTTGTGCTGTAGTTAGTTTACATGACTCATCCTGCTcaacaataaaaacatgctTATATCTTTAAGATAAGACACCGAAGATACTGCTGCAGTTCACAGTTCACAGACCTGAgttctgtgaactgtgaactGCAGCAGTACAGCAGCATGGATCGTAAAGCTGAGCAGGGTAAGGTATGAATCTGAAACCCTGAAGCTGCTTTTAAGCTTCAAGCATTAAAAAGTGTTGACGTTGCATGACGTGCCAAGGAAGCATGAAGTGCGTGTTTTTCTACGTGAGCGATAGAGGCTTGCAGTCATACCTTGTTGGAGATGATGGAGACTTTCTCCTTCAGGGTCAGGACGTTGTTAATAAGGTCCCTGCTGCATGGTTTTTGGGTGATGGCCATGATGTTGAcagaacacagaaacacaaacacactcacgaGAGCTGGCCTCTCCCTCTGCATGGCACAGGCGGCAAAACCATCATCTGTGTCACATTATCCTCTGCTGTCTGCTGCCCCACAACTCACTACAACATCTTCAACAAATCGATCACAGCTGTGAGAAAGCAGACCCCTCCGGAGGCTTCAACTCCCCGACCCTCCGACACGACGCTGATGGCTTAAAGTGTCTTCAGCGTCTGTCCTCTGCTGGACTCCAGCTGAAAGCTCAACAGCAGTTGTAGAATGAAGAAAATCCTTTCTTTGGCCAGTTTTCAGGAAAGTTTTGTCAAACTTCCAACCTCGCTGCTGGGGAAGGCTCCTGGCTATCCAAGGAAAAGAGGAATGAACAACCAGAAGGACGAGTTTGGAGTTTTGGCAGGTGATGGTTCACTTCAGGGGAAAAAGGTGCGTCACCCGGAGCTGCTGGTCTACACGTGGCTGGAGAGATCGGAGCGAAAGGATGGACTCCCTCTCTTCTATCACTTTATCCTGCTTCACCCTCCAGTTTTCACTTTCTCACTCCTCccattcttcctcctcctctggaTTATTTGCATTTTACTTTCAAGTTCCCACCTCttttctccagctgtttcttttgctCCCAGCGATCTTGAGTGCAGTGTTTCTTCATCTAAACCCTGCAAGAACAAAATCTCTAATAAGCACAAAGCAACAGACATCCTGGAGCTTCTCTGTGTTTGCCAGCAGCCTGACTGACTAATCATCAAACCCCGTGAAGGCCCAAATTACCAGTGATAAAACATTTTCACTGAAAGTAAAGAGATGGGACCAGtgccaaaaaacacattatgtGGAAACAACAATGGAGCAGACGCAGTGAAAGACACGATAGGATTTCCTGTGAAGGTGTCAGAGTTTGGTACTGGGACCGAGACCTGCTTACATCACGAGCTAGAAGCAAGATTATCACTGTTATGAGAACTTCAACTGACTTCAAACCAAAGCAGCACAGTGTGAATGTTAATGAGGTAAATGTATGTAAAAGCATTATGTAATTTTCCCGGCCGCTTGAAATTTGAACGCTGGCATCAAACATTTCCAAACTCTGCTGCAGACGGCACACGTGGTAACATCAGCAGAAGAACAGCAGCCTTCTCGCAGTGTGAAGGAAAAGGTTCAAACAGTCGATACTGTGAACTAAATCTGTGCATGATTAAGAGCTCCCTGATAtcatttttgtttgatttaggATTAGGTCTGGTATGTACATTGAGGTGGTGGTGCAGTGCTGCTgccaaaaaactaaataaagcaCACAAATGAATGCTCTGCTGGCTAATGCAAAAAACGACGATGATCTCTCAGAGACAGGCGATGAAAGCTTCTCAAACCCATTTCTGCCAAACAAAAGTCAACTTAAAGCATTTAGTTTCCTCGACTAAGCCCTGTCACGTGTCTTGGTGAGGAATGTCTGAGGTCAGTAATGGGGGGAAAGGCCCTAGGAAGTAAAAGCAACATAATTTATGGTGAAGTTTGTGTCTCCTTCAACATGAATGATGATTACCTGATAATGTGCTGTGGAACAGCCAGGAACAAGAGCTCTAATTTCTTGGACGTAGAGGATCTGCTTGTGTCACTCAGAGAAGAGGCCGCGGCAGGTTGGAGCTTTCTGGgagattaaaaaattaaaactagAAAACATGCGAAGACATTTTAAGCGTCGGCTGCTGGTCAAGTTGTCAGCACTTCATGCCTCCGTAGAGTAAGACATCTACGAGGAGTGAAACGTCCCCCAACTCGAAGCATTTGGAACATCATGAAATGGAAAATACATGTGAAGCAGCTGGAACGTTCCTCGCCTCTCCCAGAAGTCTGCTTTTCCCAGATGTTTGCAGGCTGTCGTTTAAACGCTTCATATTTTAAACTGTTAGTAAAATGTGTGTCTGACACATTTGTGAATCACTGGTTTCGGTTTTGGAGTTGTTCTCAGGGGCTGAGAGACGGTGTCGGCCGACTGAAGGAACATCTGCAAAATCAGCCTGAGACCAGACAGATGTTCCCCATCACTGTAACCTCGCTCTTCCACCAGTATCTCATACCCCCCCTCATAACACCTGTACAGTTATAACGCACCTGTGTAAGTTTATATTAGTAGGGGTGTGGCCTCTGACTGACAGATGGATGGCGATACAGGCAACTCCGCCTGCTGCGGTCTGTTACGCTTCACCTCAGCTAAATGAGTCCCTGAAGGCTTCAAAATGCCACTTAGAAACTGATGAGCAATGAAAGCTCTGTGATCGTTCCTCTGTTCATGCTCgtctctgaacacctcagaGTTCACTCGGCTacttctgtcctgtgtcacatcatcaGTAAACACTAGTGTCCCACTGCCTCCACCGTGTCTTACAGATGATGTGTgtgctttggatcatgagctgttccaCACCTTCTTTATTCATGCCATCATTCTGGTAGAGGTtgattttggtctcatctgtccgaAGAATGTTTTTCCAGGTCTGTGccagctttttaaaatgtttattagcAAAGTCCAGTCTAGCCTTTAGATTCTTGAAGTGGCTTGGATATCGATACAGCGTTGTTCACTTGGTTGGCTGCTGTGATGGGGTTTCTCTTGACCGTGGAAATGATTCTGCAATCATACACCACTGGTGTCTTCTGTGGACGTCCTGGTCTTTTCGCATTGCTGAGCTCAccagtgctttctttctttctttctcaggatgTACCAAGCTGTAGATATCACCCTTCCTAATATTATAGCCATTTctcagatgtttttttcctgttttcacagtttaaggATTTCTTGTTTCACCTGCATGCAGAGCTCCTTTGACCTCATGTtgtctgttcacagcaaaatcATCCAAATTCAAGCACCACAACACAAATCAGCTCCAggcctttttttctgcttaattGATAAGGACATAATGAAGGAACTGCCCACACCTGAACATGAAGTAGCCTATGAGTCATTGTCCAGTTACTTTTGGTCTACTTAAAAAGAGGGTGGCACGTGTTAAGGAGCCGCAACTCCTAACGCCTTCATCCAGTTTGAATGTGGAAACCctcaaatgaaagctgagaGTCTACACATCACGTCCATTTTATAACTATAATTGGAATATGTTTCAACAAACGGGTAAAAAACCCAAACTTGTGTCAGTGTCcaaatataaacatatatgACCCTAACTGTATGTTTAGACAAAGAAATGctaacttcttcttttttcataaaTATGATGTTGAAATGTTGCCACTGTAAATACTGACTGAAGACAGTGGTGGGAGTCCGAGATAACAAGTACTGGATGGACTGTGGCGGGTTAGGGTTCAGATATTCATGTTCCCTCAGCATTCCAATGTTTCCTATGCTTCACTTTACAATTTAACCTCCTCCGACCGTACGTATACTCCTAACTGCCATCAAGACCCTACTGTGAAAATGCTTCTTCTTCTGCCATAT
The genomic region above belongs to Oreochromis aureus strain Israel breed Guangdong linkage group 14, ZZ_aureus, whole genome shotgun sequence and contains:
- the il15l gene encoding interleukin 15, like isoform X2, which translates into the protein MQRERPALVSVFVFLCSVNIMAITQKPCSRDLINNVLTLKEKVSIISNKLSLNCSLYTPTIEDYEICPKTTMQCFASEIIVLTHECELPSMGKKLNKMLSKLAFRINQQTASKCRRCEVMKEKNATTFLENLLWTVEKSNSDYC
- the il15l gene encoding interleukin 15, like isoform X1, with product MQRERPALVSVFVFLCSVNIMAITQKPCSRDLINNVLTLKEKVSIISNKLSLNCSLYTPTIEDYEQICPKTTMQCFASEIIVLTHECELPSMGKKLNKMLSKLAFRINQQTASKCRRCEVMKEKNATTFLENLLWTVEKSNSDYC
- the il15l gene encoding interleukin 15, like isoform X3, yielding MQRERPALVSVFVFLCSVNIMAITQKPCSRDLINNVLTLKEKVSIISNKLSLNCSLYTPTIEDYEQICPKTTMQCFASEIIVLTHECELPSMGKKLNKMLSKLAFRINQTASKCRRCEVMKEKNATTFLENLLWTVEKSNSDYC